The following coding sequences are from one Candidatus Nitrosopumilus sp. SW window:
- a CDS encoding CBS domain-containing protein, translating into MSTNPERAVSYVLNKSVTEYMDKDVLILSQNTLTREAARMLRHYETDDIVVTDENRIPVGIVTDEDILSKVSDVTVYAEATKLKDIMTTPLVTINEKSTLQDALHKMRDNSIRKLPVISKKNEVIGMVFQTTIANVIRDATASEPRLLSPPVKAVLGNLGFVLQFAGVLLLVPAIVATILEDTTTATGIYLTTVLLLVTGFFLNSYGEKASLNLQQASILVFSSLFLLSLFGTVPYLYVLPGEESGVEVFGNAFFSSAAGFTTGGISLFHTPEEELTQSFTFYRSYTQLVGGMSFIYLVITAFYPESKLQSMRGFISGRTLHMKELFSTITVIFAVYIVIVAMLLYFFGQENLLDDFSLAMSTLATGGFVPSSTIIESLGWQEEVILMGAMILGALPFTFHYAFVRKKFLAPKLGKEVLTYFAILGGATALFIGISGLEPLESTFYSVSASTTAGLQLQSLAGLGGFAHAILITLMFIGGCGFSTAGGLKIFRLFHLKDCRSFFNNVKRKELSIQTKKEIISTLIIIGLFPLISAITGLHLAETEDVPYQDAFFEAAGVITTGGLSAGVIDFDTDPATKIVLGFLMIFGRLEIIAIIYIFVPRLS; encoded by the coding sequence ATGTCGACAAATCCAGAACGTGCTGTATCATATGTTCTAAACAAATCAGTAACAGAGTACATGGACAAAGACGTTTTGATTCTTAGTCAGAATACATTAACTAGAGAAGCAGCTAGAATGTTGCGTCACTATGAAACAGACGACATTGTTGTTACAGATGAAAATAGAATCCCAGTTGGAATTGTTACAGATGAGGATATTCTAAGTAAAGTAAGTGATGTTACAGTATATGCTGAAGCTACCAAACTAAAGGACATCATGACAACACCACTTGTTACAATTAATGAAAAATCAACATTGCAAGATGCATTACATAAAATGAGAGATAACAGTATTAGGAAATTACCAGTCATATCAAAAAAGAACGAAGTAATTGGAATGGTTTTTCAAACAACAATTGCAAATGTAATAAGAGATGCAACTGCATCAGAGCCACGATTATTGAGTCCACCAGTAAAAGCAGTGCTGGGCAATCTAGGATTTGTTTTGCAATTTGCAGGAGTATTGTTACTGGTTCCAGCAATTGTTGCAACAATTTTAGAAGATACTACAACGGCTACAGGAATTTATCTTACAACAGTTCTGTTACTAGTCACAGGTTTCTTTTTGAACTCATATGGAGAAAAAGCGAGTTTAAATCTACAACAGGCATCGATACTGGTGTTTTCTAGCCTGTTTTTGCTGTCTTTGTTTGGAACGGTTCCGTATCTGTATGTTCTACCAGGTGAAGAATCAGGAGTAGAAGTATTTGGAAATGCATTCTTTTCAAGTGCAGCAGGATTCACAACAGGAGGGATATCTCTATTTCACACACCAGAGGAAGAACTTACTCAGAGTTTCACATTCTATCGTAGTTACACACAACTTGTAGGAGGAATGAGTTTCATTTATCTGGTAATTACAGCATTTTATCCAGAATCAAAATTACAATCAATGCGTGGTTTTATTTCCGGTAGAACTCTTCACATGAAAGAACTATTTTCAACAATTACTGTCATCTTTGCAGTATACATTGTAATTGTTGCAATGCTTTTGTATTTCTTTGGTCAAGAGAATCTACTTGATGACTTTTCATTAGCTATGAGTACGCTTGCTACAGGAGGTTTTGTTCCATCATCAACTATCATTGAAAGTCTAGGATGGCAAGAAGAAGTGATTTTGATGGGAGCAATGATACTAGGAGCATTGCCATTTACATTCCATTACGCATTTGTAAGAAAGAAATTCCTTGCACCAAAATTAGGAAAAGAAGTTCTCACATACTTTGCAATTTTAGGAGGTGCAACAGCATTGTTTATCGGAATAAGTGGATTGGAGCCATTAGAAAGTACATTTTATTCTGTTTCTGCAAGCACTACTGCAGGACTTCAACTACAAAGTTTAGCAGGATTAGGAGGATTTGCTCATGCAATTTTAATCACATTGATGTTCATTGGAGGATGTGGTTTTTCAACAGCAGGAGGATTAAAGATTTTCAGATTATTCCATCTCAAAGATTGCAGATCATTTTTCAACAATGTAAAAAGAAAGGAACTTTCAATACAAACAAAAAAAGAAATCATATCCACATTAATCATTATAGGACTATTTCCGTTAATATCAGCCATCACAGGACTACATCTTGCAGAGACAGAAGATGTGCCTTACCAGGACGCGTTTTTTGAGGCTGCAGGAGTAATAACTACAGGAGGACTATCTGCAGGAGTAATTGATTTTGATACTGATCCTGCAACAAAAATTGTCTTAGGATTCCTGATGATATTTGGAAGACTCGAAATAATTGCAATCATATACATTTTTGTGCCCAGATTAAGTTAA
- a CDS encoding DUF5615 family PIN-like protein → MKILVDENLDGMDDRLKEHGYDALSVRKLQKAGEKLGSDYSIINYARKNDLIIVTKDTEFRKASEENDFPLILLDDEEILKVIIEKLKNFS, encoded by the coding sequence ATGAAAATTCTTGTTGATGAAAATCTAGATGGGATGGATGATCGTCTTAAAGAACACGGATATGATGCACTAAGTGTTAGAAAATTACAAAAGGCTGGAGAAAAATTAGGTTCTGATTATTCTATTATCAACTATGCTAGAAAGAATGACTTGATTATTGTTACAAAGGATACTGAATTTAGAAAGGCAAGTGAAGAAAATGATTTTCCACTGATTCTTCTTGATGATGAAGAAATTCTCAAAGTAATTATTGAAAAACTAAAAAATTTTAGTTAA
- the purS gene encoding phosphoribosylformylglycinamidine synthase subunit PurS: MAMYNVHVTIENKPGISDPEGDTILNDLVLKGTHKTVSKIKTAKMLKFTIKEKDKKTAQSKVQEICDDLRIYNPMVSKVTIDVFDA; the protein is encoded by the coding sequence ATGGCAATGTATAATGTCCATGTAACTATCGAAAACAAGCCTGGAATCAGTGATCCTGAAGGTGATACAATCCTTAATGACTTGGTACTGAAGGGAACTCACAAAACTGTATCAAAAATTAAAACTGCAAAAATGCTAAAATTCACAATTAAAGAAAAGGACAAAAAAACTGCCCAATCTAAAGTTCAAGAAATCTGTGATGATTTACGTATCTACAATCCTATGGTAAGCAAAGTCACAATTGACGTTTTTGATGCCTAA
- a CDS encoding DUF1059 domain-containing protein: MVDIRCDECGFDCDYSINGEMEQVVFSYWNHMAKEHGIEYSPGTLGSYIKKRILTQINS, encoded by the coding sequence ATGGTCGATATTAGGTGCGACGAATGTGGTTTTGACTGTGATTACTCAATAAATGGGGAAATGGAGCAAGTAGTTTTTTCATATTGGAATCATATGGCAAAAGAACACGGAATAGAATATTCTCCTGGAACCTTGGGTAGCTATATCAAAAAGAGGATTTTGACGCAAATAAACTCATAA
- a CDS encoding nuclear transport factor 2 family protein has translation MSNVELIKLFYNAFKNQDKNTCTDLCDDKIQWQLAEGMPSGGTYVGKKAVFDEYFPKMLSNFKEFHAVPEQFTDMKDHVMVTGTYSGISNSGKSFQVEFSHMYHIQDGKITQFRQFTDTQKIQESLT, from the coding sequence ATGTCAAATGTTGAATTGATCAAACTATTCTATAATGCATTTAAGAATCAGGACAAAAATACCTGCACTGATTTGTGTGATGATAAAATTCAGTGGCAGTTAGCTGAGGGTATGCCAAGTGGAGGCACATATGTCGGAAAAAAGGCAGTATTTGACGAGTATTTTCCAAAGATGTTGTCTAATTTCAAAGAGTTTCATGCAGTTCCAGAACAATTCACAGACATGAAAGACCATGTAATGGTAACTGGAACATATTCAGGAATATCAAATAGCGGCAAATCATTTCAAGTAGAGTTTTCTCACATGTATCATATTCAAGATGGAAAAATTACTCAATTCAGACAATTTACAGATACTCAGAAAATCCAAGAGTCCTTAACATAA
- the tatC gene encoding twin-arginine translocase subunit TatC, which produces MSELDGINQHFEELRKRILRIVLVIGIITGFILTFHAEPIQVGQTILYYPTPEPLNNIAAQITNHMKINLVPEDVQLIQTAPGQAFFAQVYIAALVGIVVGMPVIIKELVGFIKPALKENEINVSRSITIPALGLFITGCAFSYNLVIPYILEFLYRYGESAGLVTFLNVIEFVTFVLQFLLAFGFSFQLPLVMYAISASGMVDADFWRKNIRYAIVIIVIFGAIITPDGSGVTMWFIAGPMIALYATGMVLIERKERKKLNT; this is translated from the coding sequence ATGTCAGAGCTAGATGGTATCAATCAGCATTTTGAAGAATTACGAAAAAGAATACTTCGTATTGTATTGGTAATCGGAATCATCACAGGGTTCATTCTAACATTTCATGCCGAACCAATTCAAGTGGGTCAAACTATATTATACTATCCAACACCTGAACCATTAAACAACATTGCAGCACAGATTACCAACCATATGAAAATTAATCTTGTACCTGAAGATGTACAATTAATTCAAACAGCACCAGGTCAAGCATTCTTTGCACAAGTGTACATTGCAGCTTTGGTGGGAATTGTAGTTGGGATGCCAGTAATCATCAAAGAGTTGGTAGGATTTATCAAACCAGCTCTTAAAGAAAACGAAATTAATGTTAGCAGAAGCATCACAATTCCAGCATTAGGATTATTCATTACAGGATGTGCATTTTCTTACAATCTAGTTATCCCATACATTCTTGAGTTCTTATACAGATATGGTGAATCAGCAGGATTAGTTACATTTCTCAACGTAATAGAATTTGTAACTTTTGTGTTGCAATTCTTGTTAGCATTTGGATTTTCATTTCAGCTTCCACTTGTAATGTATGCAATATCAGCATCAGGGATGGTTGATGCAGATTTTTGGCGCAAAAACATCAGATATGCAATTGTCATAATTGTGATCTTTGGTGCAATAATTACACCTGATGGAAGTGGTGTTACAATGTGGTTTATTGCAGGACCAATGATTGCATTGTATGCTACAGGCATGGTTCTCATTGAGCGTAAAGAACGCAAAAAGTTGAACACTTAA
- a CDS encoding formate--phosphoribosylaminoimidazolecarboxamide ligase family protein produces the protein MIKSSEIKKIVNEYSDVKIGVLGSHSALEIMDGAKDEDFQTRVFCQKGREGPYQRFNRIADEITVLDKFKEMASAKIQKELRESNTIIVPHRSLTVYLGYKTIENSFKVPIFGNRKLFQAEERTAKKGQYYLLEKARIKYPKLFKDPKRINKPCIVKVQEKNRPLERAFFTVSSYKDYVTKSEEKIKQGVIARKDLEKASIEELAIGTYMNFNFFHTPISDQVDFIGIERRLQTNIMDFNALPAKQQLDIDIDLQNIEVGHTPASIRESLLEKVLKIGDKFVKAVKKEYAPGIIGPFSLQSVITKDLELIVYDVSLRVPGNPIVATTSPYTKYQYGQTFGVGRRIAMEIKRAQEEDRLDEIVT, from the coding sequence GTGATAAAGAGTTCTGAGATCAAGAAAATTGTTAATGAGTACTCAGATGTAAAAATAGGCGTTCTTGGAAGCCATTCAGCACTAGAAATAATGGATGGTGCAAAAGATGAGGATTTCCAAACTAGAGTGTTTTGCCAAAAAGGCAGAGAGGGACCCTATCAGAGATTTAATAGAATTGCAGATGAAATTACAGTATTAGATAAATTCAAAGAGATGGCATCAGCCAAAATCCAAAAAGAGTTACGAGAGTCAAATACGATTATTGTACCACATCGTTCCCTCACAGTATATCTAGGATACAAGACAATTGAGAATTCTTTCAAAGTTCCAATCTTCGGAAACAGAAAGTTGTTTCAAGCAGAAGAAAGAACTGCAAAGAAAGGGCAATACTATCTTTTAGAAAAAGCCAGAATAAAATATCCAAAATTATTCAAGGATCCTAAGAGAATTAACAAACCTTGTATTGTCAAAGTACAAGAAAAAAACAGACCACTAGAAAGAGCATTTTTTACAGTATCATCTTACAAAGATTATGTTACAAAATCCGAAGAAAAGATCAAACAAGGAGTGATAGCAAGAAAAGACCTAGAAAAAGCAAGTATTGAAGAATTGGCAATTGGAACATACATGAATTTTAATTTCTTCCACACTCCGATTTCAGACCAAGTGGATTTCATTGGAATTGAGAGAAGATTACAAACAAACATTATGGATTTCAATGCATTACCTGCAAAACAACAATTAGATATCGATATAGATTTGCAAAATATCGAAGTAGGCCACACACCTGCAAGCATTAGAGAATCACTCTTAGAAAAGGTACTCAAAATAGGAGACAAGTTTGTAAAAGCAGTCAAAAAAGAATACGCCCCAGGAATCATTGGGCCATTCTCACTCCAAAGCGTAATAACAAAAGATTTGGAATTAATTGTATATGATGTATCATTACGAGTTCCAGGAAATCCTATTGTTGCAACAACCAGCCCATACACAAAATACCAATACGGTCAAACATTTGGAGTTGGCAGAAGAATTGCCATGGAAATCAAAAGAGCACAAGAAGAAGACAGATTAGATGAAATAGTTACATAG
- a CDS encoding twin-arginine translocase TatA/TatE family subunit, translating to MFGMNLANFIAGQEWIFIIVIAVVLIFGAKKIPELAKTFGKAKGEFEKGKIEGEKELKDFKDKEAKSD from the coding sequence ATGTTTGGAATGAATTTAGCCAATTTCATTGCAGGTCAAGAATGGATATTCATCATAGTTATTGCTGTAGTGTTAATTTTTGGTGCCAAGAAAATTCCAGAATTAGCAAAAACCTTCGGTAAGGCTAAAGGAGAATTTGAGAAAGGTAAGATCGAAGGTGAAAAAGAACTTAAAGACTTCAAAGATAAAGAAGCAAAATCAGACTAA
- a CDS encoding UbiX family flavin prenyltransferase, with protein MKLIIGITGSTGVIYGIRMLEILKKLNIETHLIMSEWGAKCIPMETEFTVDYVKSLATNVSDEKNMAASVSSGTHRIDGMIVAPCSMKTLAAIANGYDDTLVARAAGVTIKESRKLILMVRETPLSAIHLENMLKLSRLGIVILPPVTEFYTKPQSIDDIVNHGVGKCLDQFDIEHNLYPRWGTS; from the coding sequence TTGAAACTAATAATTGGGATTACTGGAAGCACTGGAGTTATCTATGGAATTCGGATGCTTGAGATTCTAAAAAAATTAAACATTGAGACTCATTTGATAATGTCTGAATGGGGTGCAAAATGTATTCCCATGGAAACTGAATTCACCGTAGACTATGTAAAATCTCTTGCAACTAATGTTTCTGATGAAAAAAATATGGCTGCAAGTGTTTCTAGTGGAACTCATAGAATCGATGGAATGATTGTTGCTCCCTGTAGTATGAAAACCTTGGCTGCAATTGCTAACGGATATGATGACACACTTGTTGCACGTGCAGCTGGTGTTACAATCAAAGAATCTAGAAAATTAATTTTAATGGTTAGAGAAACTCCATTATCTGCAATTCATCTAGAAAATATGTTAAAACTTTCAAGACTTGGTATTGTTATTTTACCTCCCGTGACTGAATTTTATACCAAACCTCAATCAATTGATGATATTGTAAACCATGGTGTAGGAAAATGCTTAGACCAATTTGACATTGAACATAATTTATACCCTAGATGGGGCACTTCCTAA
- the purQ gene encoding phosphoribosylformylglycinamidine synthase subunit PurQ, translated as MKVGVVVFPGSNCDRDMYHVLTDVFNLDAQYFWHEKSLPKNIDAVILPGGFSYGDRLRAGVIAAHSPIIKDVQKLAKKGIPILGVCNGFQILVESGLLPGVLLKNESLNFMCEWTNLIVENNKTPFTNQFKLHQKIPIPIANGEGRYYVDDDTLKELKKKNQIVFRYEQVVNGSSDRIAGVCNEDGNVVGMMPHPERAVESEINPIDNKPSSLIFESLLSKIGVSN; from the coding sequence GTGAAAGTGGGGGTAGTAGTTTTTCCTGGCAGTAATTGTGATCGTGACATGTATCATGTTCTAACTGATGTCTTTAATCTTGATGCACAATACTTTTGGCATGAAAAGTCTCTCCCAAAAAATATTGATGCTGTGATTCTCCCAGGAGGGTTTTCATATGGAGATAGGCTTCGCGCAGGAGTCATTGCTGCTCATAGCCCAATCATTAAGGATGTTCAAAAATTAGCTAAAAAAGGAATTCCTATTTTGGGAGTCTGCAATGGATTTCAAATTTTAGTAGAATCTGGTCTTTTGCCTGGAGTTTTACTCAAAAATGAATCTCTTAATTTTATGTGTGAGTGGACAAACCTAATTGTAGAAAATAACAAAACTCCATTTACAAATCAATTCAAACTTCACCAAAAAATTCCAATCCCAATTGCAAATGGTGAGGGTAGATACTATGTTGATGATGATACTCTGAAAGAACTAAAGAAGAAAAATCAAATCGTGTTCCGATATGAGCAAGTAGTAAATGGCTCTTCAGATAGAATTGCAGGTGTTTGTAACGAAGATGGAAATGTTGTTGGTATGATGCCTCATCCTGAAAGAGCTGTTGAATCAGAAATCAATCCAATTGATAACAAACCTTCTTCTCTAATCTTTGAATCTCTATTATCTAAAATAGGTGTAAGCAATTGA
- a CDS encoding SRPBCC family protein codes for MPQFSFEKTCSSDRNTVYKIFSDYENYQKTFPKFFPSIRIRSIRDNVAVVEEHLNLGDDELVIMAKHVTDEPVLHDVFVIGGDAKGSHIQEQFIETPHGTKILVNVDLKLKGKMKIGSMFSKNRYQQNYEEIIDNFIKIAEN; via the coding sequence TTGCCACAATTCTCTTTTGAAAAAACATGTTCTTCTGATAGAAACACTGTCTACAAAATTTTCTCCGATTATGAAAACTATCAAAAAACATTTCCAAAGTTTTTTCCATCAATTAGAATTCGTTCTATCAGAGATAATGTTGCAGTAGTTGAGGAACATCTGAATTTGGGGGATGATGAATTAGTAATTATGGCAAAACATGTAACTGATGAACCTGTATTGCACGATGTCTTTGTAATTGGAGGTGATGCCAAAGGCTCTCACATCCAAGAACAATTCATTGAAACACCTCATGGCACAAAAATTCTAGTTAATGTGGATTTGAAATTAAAGGGAAAAATGAAAATTGGTAGTATGTTTTCTAAAAATCGATATCAGCAAAACTATGAAGAAATTATAGATAATTTTATAAAAATTGCTGAAAATTAG
- a CDS encoding bifunctional nuclease family protein: MDINQAQEPDYESVKIDYVGFVDPYAVEGMVILKSDNGKEFHMRAFSGEVAKHISSFGDEKGGETAPSIYKMIEDICEENELVLVKVKIYESGEVLRANLYFTGKKDLVLRNYRASDAMALAAYYNIPILVRKTLLKESMEAET, encoded by the coding sequence ATGGATATCAATCAAGCACAAGAGCCTGATTACGAATCGGTAAAAATTGATTATGTTGGATTTGTTGACCCCTATGCTGTTGAAGGCATGGTGATTCTAAAGTCTGATAATGGAAAAGAATTTCACATGAGAGCCTTTTCTGGCGAAGTTGCAAAACATATCTCAAGTTTTGGTGATGAGAAAGGTGGCGAAACTGCTCCTTCGATTTACAAAATGATTGAAGATATTTGCGAAGAAAATGAATTGGTTCTAGTTAAAGTCAAAATCTATGAAAGCGGTGAGGTTTTACGAGCAAATCTATACTTTACAGGCAAAAAAGACCTTGTTTTGAGAAACTATCGTGCATCTGATGCCATGGCACTTGCTGCATACTATAATATTCCAATTTTAGTTAGAAAAACTCTCCTAAAAGAAAGCATGGAAGCTGAAACCTGA
- a CDS encoding O-methyltransferase: protein MNKPIFKVLEELENQSSLEKSRQVDVPADERMLAITKETGELLNMILRLKNAKNVLEVGMSVGYSTIWCAEAIVENQGKIITIEQNPKKINRAKENFQKANVLDSITIHEGLAMQILQEFNLKEEYKEFFDFVLIDADKENVIKYFEMVLPLVSVGGVIITDNMLYPEKYKEDMKKYSSYIRSNQNVRTITSPIGNGEEITIKLR, encoded by the coding sequence ATGAACAAACCGATTTTCAAAGTTTTAGAGGAATTAGAAAATCAATCATCATTAGAAAAATCAAGACAGGTAGATGTTCCAGCAGATGAAAGGATGTTAGCAATAACAAAAGAAACAGGTGAACTCCTAAACATGATACTACGCCTAAAAAATGCAAAAAATGTCTTAGAGGTTGGAATGTCAGTAGGATATTCCACAATATGGTGCGCTGAAGCAATTGTTGAGAATCAGGGTAAAATTATAACAATAGAACAAAACCCAAAAAAGATCAACAGGGCAAAAGAAAATTTTCAAAAAGCAAATGTGTTAGACAGTATTACCATACATGAAGGATTGGCAATGCAAATACTACAAGAGTTTAATTTGAAAGAAGAATACAAAGAATTTTTTGATTTTGTGTTAATTGATGCTGATAAGGAAAATGTTATCAAATATTTCGAGATGGTTTTACCTCTAGTGTCAGTTGGAGGGGTAATTATTACAGATAATATGCTATATCCTGAAAAATACAAAGAAGATATGAAAAAATATTCATCATACATTAGATCAAACCAAAATGTCAGAACAATAACATCACCGATAGGAAACGGTGAAGAGATAACAATAAAGCTAAGATGA
- a CDS encoding DUF6659 family protein, translated as MAAKKIDLLETVQKIINLDSKMRFAAIIDSKGNIREAIMKTGKTNLKSQKEEEHFCKQVAQRRAMRKEFDRSLGKVRYVHVEREKVSQMVVYAKRNIIYFTMEPEMPIDTKIRLITKIKKLTIGL; from the coding sequence ATGGCAGCAAAGAAAATCGATCTTCTTGAAACCGTTCAAAAAATTATCAATTTAGATTCTAAAATGAGATTTGCTGCAATTATTGACTCTAAAGGTAACATACGAGAAGCAATCATGAAAACAGGTAAAACAAATCTCAAATCTCAAAAAGAAGAAGAGCACTTTTGTAAGCAAGTTGCCCAAAGACGTGCTATGAGAAAAGAATTTGATAGGTCTCTTGGGAAGGTTCGATACGTACATGTTGAAAGAGAGAAAGTTTCTCAAATGGTAGTATATGCCAAAAGAAACATCATTTACTTTACAATGGAGCCTGAAATGCCAATTGATACAAAAATTAGACTAATTACAAAAATCAAAAAACTTACCATAGGTCTATAA
- a CDS encoding pentapeptide repeat-containing protein: MIRGATITVSALILIGFVTPGFAQIDSEIFPEWIKTTIKFWAEGMMTDTELKNALEYMIKNKIIVIDEPSKGFGGILMTDDQKIISGVSFVGLDLSEVNFVGAKIIDVDFTGADLSGKDFTWTSFHNVDFTNTNLSDTNLSKQNLSDVILKGTILKNSDLSGSNFEGVIFDNVDLSNTNLQNANLKEITMKNSILTNANLEKVNLLKSTISQTRLDETNLKNAILKDSDLSWSMFDNADLTGADLSNARFENTNFRLVNFQNAKLDGVDFRDATLEEANLSNAKLMKSNLADMKLNKINLSGANLTGSDISNSLFIEANLANSDFDFSDARGADFRWADMTNSRWSNSDLSNTDLSNADMTFSVIDGANTTNAIITDTVFTDVKITESQVRGFVNDCKIKSFSNLIGCNLSGESLSEIQINNSDLRFADLSDAVLENIDLSDSNLESSNLQRVKLIGVDFSKSDFKNTMMNNSTLSNVIFTDVSLEGINLKDSVISNVNFVDVNLEGADMSFSQISDSDMTGADMQGADMRYAIIENSIAKYVNFKDANLDTITITNSDLSKSNFEGAHLNQIDFDNVNLKHTDMTGLNLENDKMTNSDFSGAILSKIKLAGANLKNSIFTNTEIKFANLAGVDLTNADLSGSNLEGSILTSAILVQADFTDADLTLADLTNSNTQYAKFNGIISDNCEGCP; encoded by the coding sequence GTGATTCGAGGGGCAACAATTACAGTTTCGGCATTAATTTTGATAGGATTTGTAACTCCTGGTTTTGCTCAAATAGATTCTGAGATATTTCCAGAGTGGATAAAGACCACCATAAAATTTTGGGCAGAAGGAATGATGACAGATACAGAGTTAAAAAATGCCCTAGAATATATGATTAAAAACAAAATCATCGTAATTGATGAGCCTTCAAAAGGATTTGGAGGTATTTTGATGACAGATGATCAGAAAATCATTTCAGGAGTATCATTTGTAGGATTAGATTTATCAGAAGTCAATTTTGTTGGTGCCAAAATAATTGATGTAGACTTTACAGGGGCGGACTTGTCTGGAAAAGACTTTACATGGACATCATTTCACAATGTGGACTTTACTAATACCAATCTTAGTGATACGAATCTATCAAAACAAAATTTGTCAGATGTAATTTTAAAGGGAACTATTTTGAAAAATTCTGACCTAAGTGGTTCTAACTTTGAAGGGGTGATTTTTGATAATGTTGATCTATCAAACACAAATCTACAGAATGCAAACTTGAAAGAGATCACAATGAAAAATTCCATTCTAACAAATGCAAATCTTGAAAAAGTTAATCTGCTCAAAAGTACAATTAGCCAAACAAGATTAGATGAAACTAATTTGAAAAATGCAATCCTAAAAGATAGTGATCTTAGTTGGTCAATGTTTGATAATGCAGATTTAACAGGAGCTGATTTATCAAATGCCAGATTTGAAAATACAAATTTTAGATTAGTTAATTTCCAAAATGCCAAACTAGATGGAGTAGACTTTAGAGATGCAACCCTTGAAGAGGCCAATCTATCAAATGCAAAACTGATGAAGTCTAATTTGGCAGACATGAAATTAAATAAAATTAATTTATCGGGTGCAAATCTGACAGGTTCAGACATATCAAATTCCCTGTTTATTGAGGCTAATTTGGCAAATTCTGACTTTGATTTCTCAGATGCCAGAGGAGCTGATTTCAGATGGGCAGACATGACAAATTCCAGATGGAGTAATTCTGATTTATCAAATACGGATCTGAGCAATGCAGATATGACATTTTCAGTAATTGATGGTGCAAATACTACAAATGCAATAATAACTGACACAGTATTCACAGACGTCAAAATTACAGAATCACAAGTAAGGGGATTTGTTAATGATTGTAAAATTAAATCATTTTCAAATTTAATTGGATGTAATTTATCAGGCGAGTCTCTATCAGAAATTCAAATTAATAATTCAGATTTGAGATTTGCAGATTTATCAGATGCAGTTTTAGAAAACATTGATCTTTCAGACTCTAATTTGGAGAGTTCCAACCTACAAAGAGTAAAATTGATTGGTGTTGATTTCTCAAAATCAGATTTTAAAAATACAATGATGAACAATTCAACTTTGAGCAATGTTATATTCACAGATGTCTCATTAGAAGGAATTAATCTAAAAGACAGTGTAATTTCTAATGTTAATTTTGTCGATGTCAATCTAGAAGGTGCTGATATGAGTTTTTCACAGATTTCAGATTCAGATATGACGGGAGCTGATATGCAAGGAGCTGATATGCGTTATGCAATTATCGAAAATTCAATTGCAAAGTATGTTAACTTTAAGGATGCAAATCTAGATACAATTACAATTACAAATTCAGATTTGTCTAAATCAAACTTTGAAGGAGCACATCTAAATCAGATTGATTTTGATAATGTAAATTTGAAACACACAGACATGACAGGATTGAATTTGGAAAATGACAAAATGACAAACTCTGATTTTTCAGGAGCAATACTTTCTAAAATCAAATTGGCAGGTGCAAATTTGAAAAATTCCATATTTACAAATACAGAGATTAAATTTGCAAATCTCGCAGGTGTTGATTTGACAAATGCAGATTTGAGTGGAAGTAATCTAGAAGGATCAATTTTGACTAGTGCAATACTTGTTCAAGCAGACTTTACTGATGCAGACCTTACACTTGCAGATTTAACAAATTCCAACACACAATATGCAAAGTTTAACGGAATAATTTCAGATAATTGTGAAGGTTGTCCTTAG